One Flavobacterium sp. 90 DNA segment encodes these proteins:
- a CDS encoding Fic family protein — protein sequence MKIIPETLLNDYIKNFPATLEMKFEELCDAEISNDSFSFYTSVASVFSSKIEGEEIELNSYVKHKRFGIEFLPDYTKKIDDLYNAYSFAQENPLNEENISEVHKLLAKNIVTIAYQGKHRIQNMFITTDDGKIEYVATVPNLVNEEMKKFYEDLEYLMSKELSFSEVFYFASMIHLIFVKIHPWNDGNGRSARLLEKWFLAEKLGEKAWFVQSERNYYQKHKLYYSNLRNLGLEYEGLDYSKALPFLEMLPQSLFL from the coding sequence ATGAAAATAATTCCAGAAACACTTTTAAACGATTATATAAAAAACTTTCCAGCAACATTAGAAATGAAGTTTGAAGAGCTTTGTGATGCAGAAATTTCTAATGATTCTTTTAGTTTTTATACATCAGTAGCTTCAGTTTTTTCAAGTAAGATAGAGGGCGAGGAAATTGAATTAAATTCCTATGTAAAACATAAACGTTTTGGTATAGAATTTTTGCCTGATTATACAAAGAAAATAGATGATTTATACAATGCATATTCTTTTGCTCAAGAAAATCCATTGAATGAAGAAAATATTTCTGAGGTTCATAAATTACTGGCAAAAAATATCGTAACAATAGCTTATCAGGGAAAACATCGGATTCAGAATATGTTTATCACAACTGACGATGGTAAAATTGAATATGTGGCTACGGTTCCAAATTTGGTGAACGAAGAAATGAAGAAGTTTTATGAAGATCTGGAGTATTTAATGAGTAAAGAATTAAGTTTTTCTGAAGTTTTTTATTTTGCAAGTATGATTCACTTAATCTTTGTAAAAATACATCCATGGAATGACGGGAATGGTCGCTCAGCGAGATTATTAGAGAAATGGTTTTTGGCTGAAAAGCTTGGAGAAAAAGCATGGTTTGTTCAGAGTGAGAGGAATTATTATCAAAAGCACAAGTTGTATTATTCTAATTTAAGAAACTTGGGTTTAGAATATGAAGGCTTAGATTATTCAAAGGCATTACCTTTTCTTGAAATGCTGCCACAATCTTTGTTTCTATAA
- a CDS encoding pyridoxal-phosphate dependent enzyme — MDFSKNILETIGNTPLVKLNKIVAEIDALVLAKVETFNPGNSVKDRMAVKMIEDAEADGRLKPGGTIIEGTSGNTGMGLALVAIIKGYKLICVISDKQSKEKMDILRAVGAKVVVCPTDVEPTDPRSYYSVSKRLASETPNSWYVNQYDNMSNSLAHYEQTGPEIWKQTDGKITHFVVGVGTGGTISGVGRYLKEKNPNIKIWGIDTYGSVFKKYHETGIFDENEIYSYITEGIGEDILPKNVDFSLIDGFTKVTDKDAAVYTRKIALEEAIFVGNSAGACIKGLLQLKEHFKPDDVVVVLFHDSGSRYVGKMFNDDWMRERGFLEENVTKAEDVIKDHIDKQLIVVRTEELVSHAIERMRKYKISQIPVVDINGFVGSVDETDLFRSYVADKNVAEKPIKEVMGKPFPIVKLGTPIEEVSKLFTKENDAVLVDLENGNHHIITKYDIIGSIK; from the coding sequence ATGGACTTTTCAAAAAACATTTTAGAAACAATTGGTAATACGCCATTGGTTAAACTCAACAAGATTGTTGCTGAAATTGATGCCTTGGTATTGGCAAAAGTCGAAACTTTTAATCCGGGAAATTCTGTAAAAGACAGAATGGCCGTAAAAATGATTGAAGACGCAGAGGCAGATGGCAGATTAAAACCCGGAGGAACTATTATTGAGGGAACTTCTGGTAATACAGGAATGGGATTAGCTCTTGTGGCAATCATAAAAGGATACAAGCTAATCTGTGTAATTTCAGATAAGCAGTCTAAAGAAAAAATGGATATTTTGCGTGCAGTTGGTGCAAAAGTAGTGGTTTGTCCTACTGATGTTGAGCCAACAGATCCACGTTCTTATTATTCGGTTTCTAAACGTTTAGCTTCAGAAACGCCTAATTCATGGTATGTAAATCAATATGATAATATGTCTAATTCGTTGGCGCATTATGAGCAAACAGGACCTGAAATCTGGAAACAAACAGATGGGAAAATTACTCACTTTGTAGTTGGAGTAGGAACCGGAGGAACGATTTCAGGAGTTGGAAGATATTTGAAAGAGAAAAATCCAAATATTAAAATATGGGGAATTGATACTTATGGATCTGTTTTTAAAAAATACCACGAAACTGGAATTTTTGATGAAAACGAGATTTATTCTTATATAACGGAAGGAATTGGAGAAGACATTTTACCTAAAAATGTTGACTTTTCATTAATTGACGGTTTTACAAAAGTAACTGATAAAGATGCTGCAGTTTACACCAGAAAAATTGCTCTTGAAGAAGCTATTTTTGTTGGAAATTCTGCCGGAGCTTGTATCAAAGGTCTGTTACAATTAAAGGAACATTTTAAGCCTGATGATGTTGTTGTGGTTCTTTTCCACGATTCAGGAAGTCGTTATGTTGGTAAAATGTTTAATGACGATTGGATGCGTGAGCGTGGCTTCTTAGAAGAAAACGTAACAAAAGCCGAAGATGTAATTAAAGATCATATCGATAAACAATTGATTGTTGTTCGTACAGAAGAGTTAGTTTCGCATGCCATTGAGCGTATGCGTAAGTATAAAATTTCTCAAATTCCGGTTGTAGATATCAACGGATTTGTTGGTTCTGTTGACGAAACAGATTTGTTCAGAAGTTATGTTGCAGATAAAAACGTAGCCGAAAAACCAATTAAAGAAGTAATGGGAAAACCATTTCCTATTGTAAAATTGGGAACTCCAATAGAAGAAGTTTCTAAATTATTTACCAAAGAAAATGATGCTGTTTTAGTAGATCTTGAAAATGGAAATCATCATATTATTACAAAGTATGATATCATTGGATCAATAAAATAA
- a CDS encoding putative porin, translated as MRIFIFLYLLVVPTLLFSQEKTVPKNGLDMNTKYSSITDTVKKKKSLVATIDQYKIITLEHDTTYVDTSLTLKSAYRQNYLRKDNFGLLPFSNIGQTYNTLQYNLTSFSPYPEIGFKGKHFNYMEVSDIKYYSAATPLTELFFNTTINKGQNVDSFITLNTSKNLNFSIAYRGLRSEGDYINQLVSAGNFRFTTSYATTDRRYALNAHFTSQDISNEENGGITTPTDFESDNKDYKNRQRLQVYLTDAKSFLKGRRLFFDHAFRINPKDGSNNLYITHQFNYEYKFFEYNQPTVISTVDNAPVERFGESYTTSNINDQTRFEKLYNKVGATYENSLLGKFNFFIDDYRSNYKYDRIIVFTDGRTIPDNLFQQINNFGGQYEYQKNKWNGRFLYSRSITNVSLSDLDAKLRYNLNEKIQFDFRYRNVNKLPNNNYNLYQSSYVKYNWSNSFKNEKINTLSANVFTPWLNAEVEYSVLNDHLYFKDDSSPAEIAAQTQIIKPAQYENAINYLTIKASREFKFGPFGFDNTLLYQKVDQSNLILNVPDFVTRNTFYYSGYFFKKALYMQTGVVFNYFTKYYGNDYNPVVGEFFVQENKKIGGYPLFDLFVNARIRQTRFYLKAEHINAIFSKSDYYSAPNNPYRDFVIRFGLVWNFFQ; from the coding sequence ATGAGAATATTCATTTTTCTATATCTATTAGTTGTACCAACATTATTGTTTTCTCAAGAAAAAACCGTTCCTAAAAATGGTTTAGACATGAACACAAAATATTCAAGTATAACAGATACTGTAAAGAAGAAAAAATCATTAGTTGCAACTATTGATCAATACAAAATTATCACACTGGAACATGATACGACTTACGTAGACACATCATTAACATTAAAAAGTGCCTATAGACAAAATTATCTTCGAAAAGATAATTTTGGATTATTGCCTTTTTCAAATATTGGACAAACTTATAATACATTACAATATAATTTAACTAGTTTTTCTCCATATCCTGAAATTGGTTTTAAAGGCAAACATTTTAATTATATGGAAGTGAGTGATATTAAATATTACTCAGCTGCAACTCCGTTAACTGAATTATTTTTTAATACAACAATAAATAAAGGGCAAAACGTTGACTCTTTTATTACATTAAATACATCCAAAAATCTTAACTTTTCTATTGCTTACAGAGGTTTACGTTCAGAGGGAGATTATATAAACCAATTGGTAAGTGCCGGAAACTTTAGGTTTACAACGAGTTATGCAACAACAGATAGAAGATATGCTTTGAACGCTCACTTTACTTCACAGGATATTTCTAATGAAGAAAATGGCGGAATAACAACACCAACAGATTTTGAAAGTGATAATAAAGATTATAAAAACCGCCAGCGTTTACAAGTTTACCTAACAGATGCGAAGTCATTTTTAAAAGGAAGACGCTTGTTTTTTGATCATGCTTTTAGAATAAATCCAAAAGACGGAAGCAATAATTTATATATAACACATCAATTTAATTACGAATATAAATTCTTCGAATACAATCAGCCAACAGTAATTTCTACGGTAGATAATGCACCGGTTGAGCGTTTTGGAGAGTCTTATACAACTAGTAATATTAACGATCAGACTCGTTTTGAGAAGCTGTATAATAAAGTGGGAGCTACTTATGAAAATTCTCTATTAGGGAAATTCAATTTTTTTATAGACGATTACAGATCAAATTATAAGTATGACAGAATAATAGTTTTTACTGATGGAAGAACTATTCCTGATAATTTGTTTCAGCAGATTAATAATTTTGGAGGACAGTATGAATATCAGAAAAACAAATGGAATGGTCGCTTTTTATATTCAAGATCAATCACAAATGTATCACTTTCTGATTTAGATGCTAAGTTGAGGTACAATTTAAATGAAAAAATACAATTTGATTTTAGATATAGAAACGTCAATAAATTACCAAACAACAATTACAATTTATATCAAAGTAGTTACGTAAAGTACAATTGGTCGAATAGCTTTAAAAACGAAAAAATCAATACGCTTAGTGCAAATGTTTTTACACCGTGGTTAAATGCTGAAGTTGAATATTCTGTTTTAAATGATCATTTGTATTTCAAAGATGATTCATCACCAGCGGAAATCGCAGCTCAAACACAAATTATAAAACCTGCTCAATACGAAAATGCCATTAATTATTTGACTATAAAAGCTAGTAGAGAGTTCAAATTTGGACCTTTTGGTTTTGATAATACACTTTTATATCAAAAAGTAGATCAGTCTAATTTGATTTTAAATGTACCTGATTTTGTAACCAGAAATACATTTTATTATTCAGGATATTTCTTTAAGAAAGCGTTATATATGCAAACCGGAGTTGTATTTAATTATTTTACCAAATATTATGGTAACGATTATAATCCTGTGGTTGGAGAATTTTTTGTTCAGGAAAACAAAAAAATTGGAGGATATCCATTATTCGATTTATTTGTAAATGCAAGAATTCGTCAGACTCGTTTTTATTTAAAAGCAGAACATATAAATGCTATTTTTTCTAAAAGCGATTATTACTCAGCACCTAATAACCCATATCGTGATTTTGTGATCCGATTTGGTTTAGTTTGGAATTTCTTCCAATAA
- a CDS encoding RagB/SusD family nutrient uptake outer membrane protein, which yields MKSNYIKQVLLIVTIVVLGACSEDFSEKKPTEFVDYDGATKTTENLMITLNGIHRSLYITYEDQSQAGLGGLMQQTDIAGDDVVFPITNGWFLQVYNWSALSNENSADIRFPYRTYYRIIRNANTIINATDTAIGSVKDKNIVKGQALLYRAFCHFQLVQLYGKRYVNGEANSQLGIPIILTVGNGNFPRSTVEEVYAQINKDLDEANILLAGYSKPNNSHLNLKVAQGLKGRVALTQGNWAIAADYANKARSGMSLMSVADYGAGFNNYNNKEWMWGSHINEVQTQYFGNFGAYMSRNFSSTVIRSCPKAINSKLYNLIPPTDVRSTIFSKDGSHPNLELTSVFVKFPYTSQKFLAIGTGDSRCDVPYMRAAEMYLIEAEAKARLGQADAATILYDFEKARNPEYVLSTNTGQALVDEILLQRRIELWGEGFRFFDLKRTNSALDRTGANHDSGITNGVMIVPSGDKRWQWLIPKVEIDANPLVKQNEL from the coding sequence ATGAAATCAAATTATATAAAACAAGTTTTGCTTATAGTTACAATTGTAGTTCTGGGAGCTTGTTCAGAGGATTTTTCAGAAAAAAAACCTACTGAGTTTGTAGATTACGATGGAGCAACTAAAACGACTGAAAATCTTATGATTACCTTAAACGGTATTCACAGATCTCTATACATTACTTATGAAGATCAAAGTCAGGCTGGTCTTGGAGGTTTAATGCAGCAAACAGATATTGCTGGTGATGATGTGGTTTTTCCAATTACAAATGGGTGGTTTTTACAGGTGTATAATTGGAGTGCATTAAGTAATGAAAATTCGGCAGATATTCGTTTTCCGTATAGAACATATTATAGAATAATAAGAAATGCCAATACTATTATTAATGCAACAGATACTGCTATTGGATCTGTGAAGGATAAAAATATTGTAAAAGGGCAAGCATTATTGTACCGTGCGTTTTGTCATTTTCAATTAGTGCAATTGTATGGTAAAAGATACGTTAATGGAGAAGCTAATTCTCAATTAGGGATTCCGATTATTTTAACAGTTGGAAACGGTAATTTTCCACGTTCCACCGTTGAAGAAGTATATGCTCAGATTAATAAAGATTTAGACGAAGCTAATATTTTGCTAGCAGGATATTCAAAACCAAATAATTCTCATTTAAATCTAAAAGTAGCGCAAGGATTAAAAGGACGTGTAGCTTTAACTCAGGGAAATTGGGCTATTGCGGCTGATTATGCGAATAAAGCAAGATCAGGAATGAGCTTAATGTCTGTTGCAGATTACGGAGCCGGATTTAATAATTATAATAATAAAGAATGGATGTGGGGAAGTCATATTAACGAAGTGCAAACGCAATATTTTGGGAATTTTGGAGCTTATATGTCCAGAAACTTTAGCTCAACTGTAATACGTTCTTGTCCTAAAGCAATTAACAGTAAATTGTATAATTTGATTCCGCCCACAGATGTACGCTCTACTATTTTTAGTAAAGATGGAAGTCATCCAAATCTTGAGCTTACGAGTGTTTTCGTTAAATTTCCGTATACAAGTCAAAAATTTCTTGCGATTGGTACTGGAGACAGTAGATGTGATGTGCCTTATATGCGTGCAGCCGAAATGTATTTGATAGAAGCCGAAGCAAAGGCAAGATTAGGACAAGCTGATGCTGCAACAATTCTTTATGATTTTGAGAAAGCAAGAAATCCGGAATATGTTTTATCTACTAACACAGGACAAGCTTTAGTTGATGAAATTTTATTGCAAAGAAGGATAGAATTATGGGGAGAAGGATTTAGATTTTTTGACTTAAAAAGAACAAATTCTGCTTTAGACAGAACAGGTGCAAATCATGATTCAGGAATTACTAATGGAGTTATGATTGTTCCCTCGGGAGATAAAAGATGGCAATGGTTGATTCCTAAAGTAGAAATCGATGCAAATCCGCTAGTGAAACAAAACGAACTATAA
- a CDS encoding TonB-dependent receptor produces MRLKSTCFLTFLALIMMQFSFAQERMISGVVSDNSGPIPGANVTVKGTKNSTQTDFDGKYVVKAKTGDVLVFSYMGMQNALATVGSSSSINAKLKEDGKELDEVVVVAYGKAKKSSYTGSATQIKSEQLENRPLTNALSVLEGSTSGVQVQSSAGQPGSAPEIRIRGFSSVNGSNTPLYVVDGVPFAGDISNINSNDIESLTVLKDASSTSLYGSKAANGVIIITTKAGKSNKDKFSLNVSTGMTSRSIKDYKRVDAYQYYPLEWEAIRNSRPIANQTQIDAANAYASTRVPVVLVTNPFNVPNNSIVGTDGKLNPNAQLLYPDDLDWEKQLEQAGVRQNVDFSYQGKSEKSNYFASLGHLNEEGYIRNTGFERTTGRLNLNTSLNNWFRTGINMSGTLTNSKLGTDGVANTNSFNNPFRTTRYMGPIYPVFDHTENGDYVLDDNGEKVYSTLRGSGASSGRNIVYETLNNTDVKKGLALSGRTFFEISFLKDFKFTTNASIDKTYSNRTYSYNTLIGDGSPTGLMAKEDRIFTGVTYNQLLNYLKKIGNHSVTALLGHESFDYERNWTTGVKTGQVAPDNIEFINYATVTTLESITRNYSTESYFSRVGYDYMDKYIFSASLRRDSSSKFAKDNQWGNFWSFSGAWVVSKENFLSDVSWVNDLKLRASMGQVGNDSHIASDRDEDGTITNGLNYYIGQSTYKLGYDNASEGGVIIYGAAAPDLKWEVNTQKDIAVEFGLFKNRLKGSIEYYNRNTDGLIFDVPNSLSSGLDYRVENIGSMVNKGFEISLDGVILKTNDFSWSLNVNTSTIDNKITKLPQKEIIDGTKKLTVGHSIYEYWLRDWYGVDSRDGYALYVSDPNLIVAGDITQRVVNGVNVTTDQNKALYHYAGSAIPDLFGTFGTTFKYKGLQLDVMFSYQIGGKTYDSNYASLMHTGNNYGSALSTDILDRWQKPGDITDVPRLDVTRNTQSSSASDRWLMKSDYLSLRQINLSYKLPSDLISKLAIDNATLYMNGENLLLFTKRQGMDPTQTFNGTTQNRYIPSRVITLGFNLNF; encoded by the coding sequence ATGAGATTGAAATCTACATGTTTTTTAACATTCTTAGCCTTGATTATGATGCAATTTTCTTTTGCACAGGAAAGAATGATTTCTGGAGTTGTTTCAGATAATAGTGGACCAATTCCAGGTGCGAACGTAACTGTAAAAGGCACAAAAAATAGTACCCAAACAGATTTCGATGGTAAATATGTTGTGAAGGCAAAAACGGGGGATGTCTTAGTATTCTCTTATATGGGAATGCAGAATGCTTTAGCTACAGTTGGTAGTTCATCAAGCATTAATGCTAAGTTGAAAGAGGATGGAAAGGAATTGGATGAAGTTGTTGTAGTGGCTTATGGTAAAGCTAAAAAATCTTCATACACAGGTTCTGCTACTCAAATTAAATCTGAGCAACTTGAAAACAGACCTTTAACAAATGCTCTTTCTGTTTTAGAAGGAAGTACTTCAGGAGTTCAAGTTCAAAGTTCTGCTGGTCAGCCAGGATCAGCACCAGAAATAAGAATACGTGGATTTAGCTCAGTTAATGGTTCAAACACGCCATTATATGTTGTGGATGGAGTTCCGTTTGCCGGAGATATTAGCAATATAAATTCAAATGATATTGAGAGTTTGACGGTTTTAAAAGACGCTTCTTCAACATCACTTTATGGTTCAAAAGCTGCAAATGGAGTAATTATTATCACGACAAAAGCAGGAAAATCTAATAAAGATAAATTTTCATTGAATGTAAGCACGGGAATGACTTCAAGGTCAATAAAGGATTATAAAAGAGTCGATGCATATCAATACTATCCTTTAGAATGGGAAGCTATAAGAAATAGCCGACCTATAGCCAATCAGACTCAAATTGACGCAGCAAATGCATATGCATCAACTAGAGTTCCAGTAGTATTAGTGACGAATCCGTTTAATGTTCCAAATAATAGTATTGTTGGAACTGATGGGAAATTAAATCCAAATGCACAATTGTTATATCCTGACGATTTAGATTGGGAAAAGCAATTAGAGCAAGCAGGTGTTCGTCAAAATGTTGATTTCTCCTATCAGGGTAAATCAGAGAAATCAAATTATTTTGCCTCTTTAGGGCATCTTAATGAAGAGGGATATATACGAAATACTGGTTTCGAAAGAACAACTGGTCGCTTGAATTTAAATACGAGTTTAAACAACTGGTTTAGAACCGGAATAAACATGTCTGGGACTTTAACAAATTCTAAATTAGGCACTGATGGAGTTGCTAACACAAATTCTTTCAACAATCCGTTTAGAACAACAAGATATATGGGGCCAATTTATCCTGTTTTTGATCATACAGAAAACGGTGATTATGTACTTGATGATAATGGCGAAAAAGTTTATTCAACTCTCCGAGGTTCAGGAGCGTCTAGTGGTCGTAATATAGTATATGAAACATTAAATAATACAGATGTTAAAAAGGGATTAGCGCTTTCGGGAAGAACTTTTTTTGAAATTAGTTTTCTAAAAGATTTCAAATTCACAACTAATGCTTCTATTGATAAAACTTATTCTAACAGAACTTATTCATACAATACTCTTATTGGTGATGGATCTCCTACGGGATTGATGGCTAAAGAGGATAGGATTTTTACAGGCGTCACTTATAATCAATTATTGAATTATTTGAAAAAAATAGGAAATCATTCTGTTACTGCATTGTTAGGTCATGAAAGTTTTGATTACGAAAGAAATTGGACTACAGGCGTAAAGACTGGTCAGGTTGCGCCGGATAATATAGAATTCATCAATTACGCTACAGTTACTACTTTAGAATCTATTACTAGAAATTATTCAACTGAGTCTTATTTCTCAAGAGTTGGATATGATTATATGGATAAATATATTTTTTCGGCATCGTTACGCAGAGATTCGTCTTCAAAATTTGCGAAAGATAACCAGTGGGGTAATTTTTGGTCTTTTAGTGGGGCTTGGGTCGTTTCTAAAGAAAACTTTCTTAGTGATGTTTCATGGGTAAATGATTTGAAACTTAGAGCATCAATGGGGCAAGTTGGTAATGATTCGCATATAGCTTCAGATAGAGACGAGGATGGTACGATAACGAATGGTTTAAATTATTATATAGGTCAATCTACTTATAAATTAGGTTATGATAACGCCAGTGAAGGTGGAGTGATTATATATGGGGCAGCAGCACCCGATTTGAAATGGGAGGTCAATACTCAAAAGGATATTGCGGTAGAGTTTGGTTTGTTTAAGAACAGGCTTAAGGGAAGTATTGAATATTATAATAGAAATACTGATGGGCTTATTTTTGATGTTCCCAATTCGTTATCCTCGGGTTTAGATTACAGAGTTGAAAATATTGGATCGATGGTAAATAAAGGTTTTGAGATTTCATTGGACGGTGTAATTCTTAAAACCAATGATTTTTCATGGAGTTTAAATGTGAATACATCAACAATCGACAACAAAATTACCAAGTTGCCACAGAAAGAAATTATAGATGGCACTAAAAAATTAACAGTAGGTCATTCCATTTATGAATATTGGTTAAGAGATTGGTATGGTGTAGATTCCAGAGATGGATATGCACTTTATGTCTCCGATCCAAATTTAATTGTTGCTGGTGATATTACGCAAAGGGTTGTAAATGGTGTGAATGTGACAACAGATCAAAATAAAGCATTATATCATTATGCTGGCTCTGCAATACCAGATTTATTTGGAACTTTTGGCACTACATTTAAATACAAAGGGCTTCAGTTAGATGTTATGTTCTCTTACCAGATAGGTGGTAAAACATATGACTCAAATTATGCTTCTTTAATGCATACAGGTAATAATTATGGATCTGCTTTAAGTACAGACATTCTTGACAGATGGCAAAAACCTGGAGATATAACAGATGTTCCTCGTTTAGATGTGACTAGAAATACTCAGTCTTCTTCTGCCTCAGACAGATGGTTAATGAAATCAGATTATTTATCACTCAGACAAATTAACCTGTCTTATAAATTGCCTTCCGATTTAATTTCCAAATTAGCAATTGATAATGCAACGCTATATATGAATGGCGAAAATTTATTGCTGTTCACTAAGCGTCAGGGAATGGATCCAACTCAAACTTTTAACGGAACGACTCAAAACAGATATATTCCATCCAGAGTAATTACGTTAGGTTTTAATTTAAATTTTTAA
- a CDS encoding ribonuclease HII produces the protein MLAKNFSGFVFESGTDEAGRGCLAGPVTAAAIILPADFEHEILNDSKQLSEKTRASLKPILEEQAVCFAVTHLFPAEIDEINILNASMKGMQECILKLNQVPEYIIVDGNRSLNAKLGLKNTTGKQFTKAEIELLKSIPNQSIIKGDAKFLSIAAASVLAKTYRDEYMDQIHEEFPMYNWKKNKGYPTKEHREAIKKYGPTKYHRMSFRLLPDQLEFEF, from the coding sequence ATGCTTGCAAAAAATTTCTCTGGATTTGTTTTCGAAAGTGGAACTGATGAAGCTGGTCGTGGCTGTTTGGCTGGACCGGTAACTGCCGCCGCAATAATTCTACCCGCAGATTTTGAGCATGAAATTTTAAATGACAGTAAACAATTGTCTGAGAAGACAAGAGCTTCTTTAAAACCAATCCTTGAAGAGCAGGCGGTTTGCTTTGCTGTAACACATTTATTTCCTGCCGAAATTGACGAAATAAACATTCTAAATGCTTCGATGAAAGGAATGCAGGAATGCATTTTAAAATTAAATCAAGTTCCTGAGTATATTATTGTGGACGGAAATCGTTCTCTGAATGCTAAATTGGGTTTAAAGAATACAACTGGTAAACAATTTACTAAAGCCGAAATAGAACTGCTAAAATCCATTCCTAACCAAAGCATCATAAAAGGTGATGCCAAATTTTTAAGTATTGCTGCTGCGTCTGTCCTTGCAAAAACATATCGGGACGAATATATGGATCAAATCCACGAAGAATTCCCAATGTACAACTGGAAAAAAAACAAAGGTTATCCCACTAAAGAACATCGTGAGGCGATTAAAAAATATGGCCCTACAAAATACCATCGAATGAGTTTCAGGCTTTTGCCAGATCAATTAGAGTTTGAGTTTTAA
- a CDS encoding nuclear transport factor 2 family protein, whose translation MRKIYFVCFLFMLNGLFAQKKDKLNPIAVYEKVWQEHNSDTRLKLIKTIWLDDSTFEDPSASIKGAVALNNVINEFYKKYPDAGLTSGKKVVKDNYVSWDWKILDSKGKLVMGGRDFARLNGKGQVSKIIGFWDSEVTLSDEEILKNLETDNFKVVAQYFEGLFKTRNLTAISALVEEGAVYSQAEGLPYGGTYKGFNEWTKMYAKSSEFFDLEIEKEPVYFSNATKNEVIIYFTIKCKAKKSGKFLSMPISEHFDLKNGKITAIRPFYFDTKQFAEFLKSKK comes from the coding sequence ATGAGAAAAATCTACTTTGTGTGCTTTCTTTTTATGCTTAATGGTCTTTTTGCTCAAAAGAAAGATAAATTAAATCCAATTGCAGTTTACGAAAAAGTATGGCAAGAACATAATAGCGATACACGACTAAAATTGATAAAAACGATTTGGTTAGACGACAGTACTTTCGAAGATCCGTCGGCATCTATCAAAGGTGCGGTTGCGCTAAATAACGTTATAAATGAGTTTTATAAAAAATATCCGGATGCAGGATTAACTTCAGGTAAAAAAGTTGTAAAAGACAATTATGTAAGTTGGGACTGGAAGATTTTAGACTCAAAAGGAAAACTTGTAATGGGAGGCCGTGATTTTGCCAGATTAAACGGGAAAGGTCAGGTAAGTAAAATTATAGGTTTTTGGGATTCAGAAGTTACATTGTCAGACGAGGAAATTTTGAAAAATCTGGAAACTGATAATTTTAAAGTTGTCGCACAATATTTTGAAGGACTTTTTAAAACCAGAAACTTAACAGCAATTTCGGCTTTAGTAGAAGAAGGCGCAGTTTACAGTCAAGCTGAAGGATTGCCTTATGGCGGAACTTATAAAGGTTTTAATGAATGGACTAAAATGTATGCAAAATCAAGTGAATTTTTTGATTTAGAAATAGAAAAAGAACCAGTCTATTTTAGCAATGCGACTAAAAATGAAGTAATTATTTATTTCACCATAAAATGCAAAGCAAAGAAATCCGGTAAATTCCTTTCAATGCCAATTTCGGAGCATTTCGATTTAAAAAACGGAAAAATCACGGCAATCAGACCGTTTTATTTTGATACAAAGCAATTTGCTGAATTCTTAAAAAGTAAAAAATAG
- a CDS encoding NAD(P)H-dependent oxidoreductase, translating to MKNLIIYAHPNSASLNHFFKQTVVESLEKKGEEVIVRDLNEINFNPVLSLEDMHGQRIGKVADDVKTEQDFITWADQLIFIYPIWWTGMPAIMKGFIDRVFSYGFAYRYDQGVQKGLLTGKKTIIINSHGKSNAEYEAMGMDKALALTSDIGIFSYCGLEIQKHFYFDKADRASAESIFEWENEIKATFKNTDEVSVLG from the coding sequence ATGAAAAATTTAATTATTTATGCGCATCCAAATTCAGCAAGTTTAAACCATTTCTTCAAACAAACTGTTGTAGAAAGTTTAGAAAAAAAAGGAGAAGAAGTTATCGTTCGGGATTTGAATGAAATTAATTTTAATCCGGTTTTATCTCTGGAAGATATGCACGGCCAAAGAATTGGCAAAGTCGCAGACGATGTAAAAACAGAACAGGATTTTATAACTTGGGCAGATCAGCTTATTTTTATTTATCCGATTTGGTGGACGGGAATGCCGGCGATTATGAAAGGTTTTATTGATCGTGTTTTTAGTTACGGATTTGCTTATCGATACGATCAGGGCGTTCAAAAAGGATTGTTAACAGGAAAGAAAACAATAATAATCAATTCGCATGGAAAATCGAATGCAGAATACGAAGCAATGGGAATGGATAAAGCACTTGCATTAACATCTGATATTGGAATCTTTTCTTATTGTGGATTGGAAATTCAAAAGCATTTTTACTTTGATAAAGCAGATAGGGCTTCTGCTGAAAGTATTTTTGAGTGGGAAAATGAGATTAAAGCAACTTTCAAAAATACGGATGAAGTTTCTGTTTTAGGATAG